TCATAGAACTCATATGTGAGATTACCAAGTTTGAAGCTAGCTTCAATTGATAAGTATGAAATTGGGATAGAGATTTTTGTTTCTTTAACCACATTTTCAGCTTTCTCAAACAAATATTTGGTGAAACTTACCGATGAATCAACTTCACCTTTATATTTACATTCAAACCAATCAAACGAACAGTGCTCTAAAAATTTTCTGCTAAGAAAATTATTTATCTCTTTTTTATGATATAAGTTTTCTAAGAAATCTATTAATTGAGAATAATCATCGCCATCGAGACCAACTGAGCTACCTTTGTAATTAAAATATCTAGATAGACGATTGCCAAAACCATCGACAAATCCGCTGATACTATGTTTTAAAACCTTTTCTTCAGGTAAATTTTGATAATACTCTGCCGAGCGTGAGGATGAATCCTTTGGCTTTTGTTGGTCGGAAAATTTATAAGGCTTTAACAAAAGCAATAATTCATTTGCTTGGGCATCAAAAGATTCAATGGCTTTTGGATGTATTTCAATCATTTCTATAATGTGTATAACGGCGTTGTTTTTAAGCCGCCACCCAACACAGCAATACAGCTTTGAAAATCAATGCCAATAATTTATTAATAACTTTGTTTACTTAACTAAATTCATAAGACAACTAACTTTTGCAACGAGACTTAAGAACAAAACAAATGACGCTTTGAAAATCGGCGTCCGGCTGAGTTGCTTGTTATATGGCATTTATTTAAAATATACTTTTAACTCCCTAGATAAAGAACCAAATACTGCATCAACTACATTTTTGGGAAATGGTATGTAAACTAATCCATGTATGTTGCTAGGTATATTAGTTCCTTCTTCATAAAGAAGACATACTTTTTCAAGTCCATACTTCCCTTGGAAAAAACCAATCTCATGCATAACATTTTCTCGTGCTCTAACTTCACCTTCCGAAATTATATCGTCTCCAGTCATTACAACGACACTATATGAACATTTCTCAGATTCTTCATTTAGTTTTTGCAAAACAGTTCTACCTTTATTGGGCTCTTGTGCAAGTTCTAGAGTATCAATCAATAAATCTTTTTCAATATAATTCTGAATTTGCATCCAATCTTTACTCGACCCATGACTGATAAATATTCTTCCCGGTCTCCTAATTTCTTTTGATTCATTTACCGATAACTGAGCATTTAACTCGAAGATATAATCCATATCCCTTTTTATAGTTTCTAAAAAATCTCTACCTATAGAACCACCTTCCGTTGGCTCAGGGACAACTCTTTCAGGCACATCGGAATAAAGTGATGGAAATAATTCTTTGAGTTGTGTTAGTAATTTAGAAAAGTCATTAAATACTTCTCTAACTTGGCTTGGGTTAAAATTCAAAACTAATCTATCACGATTTCCTTGTGGACTTAATAGAGATTGAAGAGTTTTATAAGTTCCAGCTAATTTTGCAAAAACAATAGATTTGTTTTCCATAATTTATCCTAAAATATATTGTCCATATAACATATATTTATTCTGGAAGCGGATATCATGTTCTAAGAAATATAATCCGTGTACTTAATTAATACAATAACGACAAATATCTTTTACTAAGTTATATTTCAGAACAACTTTTATTGCTCGCTTATATTTATTTACCACTTGACTAAATCCTTTTTTAAGCGGTTAGCTGTATTCTACGAAAATTCATTTATTTTATTATCATATATTTTTTCATACTTACTAAAAAGACTATTCATTTCTGAAAATATTTTATCATTAAATACAGTGAATTCTTCAAATTTCTCATTGGTGATTTCAGACGCTATCGCTTTAACCTCCATTGGAATATATTTTTTTGCTTCTACGTCTTCATCAGGGATGTTTATCCCATCTAAGAACAAGCAATAGAATTCAAGATCGCGAATTTTTTGGTCTTGGTAACCTTCTTGATGAATAATTTGATTCCTTTTAGCTCCCAAATAGTCACGGATAATTTTATTTATTTTCTTTAAATCGGTATCTAGCTTAGCTTGTTTTACAAAAATGTTTTCAATAATAATTTTATGAGTTACATTCTCTGGAGAATTACCAAGGAAGAATAAAGCATTTGTAATATTCAACAATCTGTCATACATACTCTGAACACGGATATAATAATTTTCAATGTGATAAATAAGCAAATCATAACTTGTGATCTTATACTTATTTAATGTAGAATGAGGCGACTTAGCACGGAGAAAATAAACATTATTTACTAGTTGCTGACACCAAGAGAATAATTGCGAAATATGAAAACCAACATCTAGTTTGTAATATTCTAATTTATTTGGTAACCGCTTAGGTGCATCATCTATTTTAATATGGTTTTCATATAATTCATTTTTTATCTCAATTGAGTCCTTTAATATTCTTTTAGAAAAAGGATGGTCAATCAATTTTTTAAGAGTATTTGGAGTGTTTGTTCTCATAATATTTATACAGCTAACATATATTTCTACTGCGAGCGGATATATTGTATTAAGAGGTGAAGTCCGCGTTTTTAAGTAAAAACTACAATTCCCTTAAGCGATATATTGCTATATATATTTAATTTTGTTTTCAAAGGAAAATCTTGAGGCAGTATAGGTATTAAGCTCATACGACTTAATCCAATATTGATTTGAGGGTAAAGAGAAATTAATAGGTTGAACTTAAATATGCAAGTAATACTTTATTAAAAATATTAATTAGTGTTGCTGGTTAAATAATATACTTTATGGTTTTGAGCGAAGAGGGAGCCTAGCTTTTTACCGTTTAAATAGATTTTTACGTAGGCCGCATTAGACATGAAATTATTCTTTCGGAAGGTAACATAACCTTCAGCGTCTGTTATCCTGATATCCTTCGTAAAATCATAATGGACCCTAACTTCTGAATCGGGGATACCGTTTCCCTGATCATCAACTATACGGAGTGAATAGTATATTCTAGGCATAATCTAATGACATTTTGTTGTTAGTTTTTCGATTGTGCTGTGAATTTCTGATTCATCGACCCAAGAATAATTGCCAATCTCCTTATTAGGAATAAATTCACCGCTTTTGTAGAAAGCTGAGATAATAAATTCCAGGGCGGAGCGGTTTGCAGAGGAGTTAACATTTATTATGCGCTGGGGGATTATATCAAAGTTAGTCTCCTCCTTTAACTCCCTTACAATTGAATCGAAAGGACTCTCTCCTTTCTTCATGAATCCGGCCGGCAAGGCTGATGGTTCGTTTCTATATCGGTGATCTAAAAGAAGGATCCTGCCCTGATCGTCCCGGATGATTCCGACAACGGTACAGAGGAAATGACGGTTAAAAATATTTTGAATAAAAAATAAAAAGGACGGATACTTAAATAACAATCTTAGTAATGGATTTATTACAAATTGATAAAAAAGCATAATATTGGATAGCAATCCATATTAAACAAATCGATTAAAGTGCCTTGATATTATTTTAAGAGCAACATTTTCTTTACAACAACGTTTTCGTTGGTGCGCATAACGCAGAAATAGACCCCGCTTGAATATTCGATACCATTAAAGTAAACTTGATATGATCCCGGGGATTTTTCTTGATCAAGTAAAGTGACTAATTCACGTCCGAGGGAATCGTAAATCTTAATGCTTACTAAACCAAACACGGGGATCTGAAATCTTATAGTTGTTACAGGATTAAAAGGATTTGGAAAATTTTGATAAAGTTTATAATCAGTTATAAAGACCTCTTCTTTTTTATCAGTTAATATTTGAAATAAGGCGATAAGGTTTCTGTCGTTACTAACCGGGAAGGTGAAACTATTAGCAGTAGAAATTAAGTTTTGATTTTCAATCCATGCAAGAAAATCCCAACCACTATTGGGGATAGCGGATATAGAAACCATTGATCCCGCTGAATAATTTCCCGAACCAGTTACAGAACCAGCTTCAGGAGGATTAGCAGAAGCTAAAACTGTAAAAGTTGAGCGAGGCAAAGGATCAAAATGAGCGACAAGGTTAAGATCACGAGTTAGGTTAAAGGAGAATTCTGGATCTGTTGAAAGAACATTGTTATTATCCTGCCAGTTTTTAAACTTATAATTTTCATTTGATATAGCATGAACATTGACAAGAGAATTAGCTGAATAGGCACCGTTGCCAGAAGTAATACCAGCATTTAATGGGAAAGAGCTGGTAGATAGATTATAAGACTGATAAGGTCCCTGATTAATCAAAATTTCAAGAGGACTATTTGCAGCTCCTTCGGAGACAATAATGATTTTGCCTTCGCGGAAAGGGCCGGAATTCTCAGAATATTCAATATTAATGTTGCCAGAATTGACACCATTGGCATTAGTGAGTACAATCCAATCATAGGAAGTTGTAGCATACCAGATCATTTCACCAGTACCGGAATTAGAAATGTTAATGGATAATTGTCCCGATTGAAAATCGGCAGTAAATGAAGATTGTGAAATTTGTAAAACCGGGGCGCCAATTAATTTGAAATTGGCAACAATATTACGATCTCTATCAATAGTTAAATCATGGCTATCATTAATAGAAAGTACATTTTCATTTTCTGTCCAATTATCAAAAATGTACTGATTATTTGGGACAGCCAGAATATTAACATTCTGCCCCACATTAAAAGAACCACTTCCATTTGCCGCACCAGCTTGAGGTAAATTAACGGCAAGATTTACATTAAACTGCTGGGTAGCAGTAGAGAAATTAAAGATAGAGCCTTCAGTTTTACCACCTTGATTTTCAGCAATAATTCTAAAATAGTATTTAGTATTTGGCATTAAGCCATCAACAATTTCATTAAGATCAACGAGATTATTTCCAGAACTAAGGCTACGCGTTGAAGTAAAATTACCAAGAGAAAGAGTTAAGCCATACTCGAAATAATAGTTAGTAATTCTACCATTAGGATTAATTTTCCCATTAAGCTGCGCTTTATTACTAAGAATGTTAGAGGCGGCAACAGTACTTGCAGATGGCGGATTATTAATGGTAAGGGCAGTTGTAAATGTTTTATCAGCACCAATAACAGAACCACCTGCATTAGAAGCTACAATACGATAATGATAGAGTGTATTTGCAGTTAATCCTTGAATTACAGAAGATACATTAGTTGGTGAAGATTCATTACCGGTCATTTCAGTTTGAGTTTTCCATCCGTAACTTTGAGTTGGTCCATAATCAAAGTAATAAGTAGTTGCGGATCCATTAGGATTAATGGCAGCATTCAAATAGGCTTCAGTAAGTCTAATTTGAGAAGCATCAAGCGTATATACCTGAGGAGCGGGGACATTGGACGTGAGAGTTTTAAAAGTAACTTGATTACCCCAACTATTACCACCTCTACTTTGAGCGTAGATCTGGTAAGTATACGAAGTATTTGGTATAAGTCCAGTAATTTTCTGCGAAACATTAACAACCTGATTACCTGCCGGAATATCAATCCAAGTGGCCTGCTTTCCGGTACCCGAAGGAGAATAACCATATATAAAAGAATATGTAACTTTAACTTCATGCGGATGAATTGTACCATGGAATTCAACAGATTTATCAGTAATATTTGTTGGCTGCAGAGTATTGAGAGTAGGTGGTTGTAATGGTTCGGACAGAGTTTTAAATGTATAATCATTACTATAAGTAGTGCCGATAGAATTAACAGCTACTGCACGGTAATGATAAGTAGTGCCAGGACTTAGGATTTTATTTAAATATGCCTGATAATGGACTTCAGAGGTACCATATCCAATAGCATAAGGATTAGTAGAGTTACCATAGCTAGTAGTTGTACCCCATTCAAAATGGGCAGTAGTCGGGAAGCCATTTGGATTAACTTTAGCATTAAGTTGCGCGGTTTTGTCTTCAATCCCACTAGGTTCTTCATAAACTAAAATTGGAACAGCATTAGTGCTAGCAGTTTTAAAGGTCATATTCTGCCCAAAAGAAGTTCCCGCTGCATTTTGGCCAACAAGACGGTAGTTGTAAACAGTTTCTGAACTTAAGCCGGATAAATCCGCAGCAACATTAATATTAGAAGTACCTATACCTGACATTTGCTCTGCAGATCTGCTACCATAAGCAAGAGTTTTTCCATATTCAAAATAGTAGGTGGTATTATATCCGTTTGGATTAACGACACCCTTTACCTGAGCAGACGTTGCTGTAATATTTCCAGATACAGTTGTATTTACGATGGGTAATTGAGAGGAGATAATACCTTCGGTAGTAAAAGTAAAATCAACTCCTTCTGATGATCCTTCGGGATTAGTAGCTATTACTTTAAAATGATAAACAGTATTTGCATCGAGGCCAGTTATTTGATCAGAAAAATCAGAAAATGAAGTTGATGACCCAGCATTCTTAGAAGATGTTTGATTTCCATAGCTTGTAGTTTTTCCGTAGACAAAATAATAAGATGTTGATTTACCATTAGGGTTAATAGAGGCATTTAAAAGCGCAGAATTATAATTATAATTTGTTGCATTACGTGTAAAAACAATAGGTTTTTGGTTAGCAGTGTTTTGACTGGTTGAGAAAGATATTGGCGTACCAAATGTAGTACCTGATGAGTTAGTTGCAATTATTCGGTAGTAATAAGTTTTTCCTTGATTGAGATTTGTAATTACTTCATTCACGGTTAAAGAATTTGAGACTGACTGCAAATTTTTAACATTAGTTGTGCTGCCGAAATTTGTTGATTCTCCATATTGGAAATAATATGTAGTATTAAGACCATTGGCATTGACAGTTCCATTCAATTGAGCAGAAGAAGTTGTAATATTAGTTGGCTGATCAGTAACAGCAGAAGGGGGATTTTGAACGACAGGTGCCTGGATAGTAAAAATTCCACTTAGTCCGAAGACATTAGGGTCATTTTGGGATTCTATTTTAATTTGATTTTGTGTACCAGGGTAATTAGGGACTAAAAGATAAAAGGAGGAATTGGCATTAACTCCCAAAGCCAAAATAATTGGGAAAGTTACTCCCCCATTCTTAGATAATTTAACATTTACTGAATTAATGTTATTAGAAGCATTCCAATTAATAATTACCTGATTACCAACTAGCCAGTTAACAGCGGGAGCGGGGTTGATAACAGCGATTGATCCGGAGGAATTTTCGAAAAAGGCTGTTTGAGAGATAGGATTATTCATTGTAACAGAAGCGACATTTGAAGAACCTGAATAAGAGCCAGTTCCGTTGCCAATCCAAGAATTGAACTTGTACCCGGTATTGGGTACAGCTTTAATATTAATAATATCACCTTTATTAAACCATCCACTAACTGGAGTAATTATTCCATTATTATTAGGTAACATGTTCAAATAGTATTGAGTATTGAATAAAGCTGTGAAATTGGCATTATCATTTACAGATATTGTTCTAAGATTAGATGTGATATTATCCTGCCATTTATTGAAAGAATATCTTGTACCATCCACGCCGTTTTGCAAAGAATTCCAGACGATAGCATGAGAGGAGTTTTTAACAAAAGAAAAGGTATAAGGGGTTTGATAATTCTGACCATTATCAAGGTTAAACGTTAAGCCAGAAGGGATAGAATTAATAGTAACCTGAACTAATGACGGGGATTGATTAATTGAAATAGAGTTTAAGATTATTCTACTATCAAGTAGATAATCGATTGAAGGATCTATCTTACCATTGTTATTTTCATCGGACCAGAGAGCAACGATAAGATCATAAATACCTGTTGAAATTGTGTTCAAAAGATTAAAGGTTCTGGAAACTTTATTGGTTCCGATAGATAAGCTTACTTTTTTATCATTCGCAGGATCCGAAAGGAACCAGTTATTATTTGAAGAAAATCCAATACTGGCGCCAAGAATTACTGATTTGGTATATGAAGAATTGATAGAATAATTAATTAAAAATTGTTCATAAGGAAAGAGATTATTCTTAGATAAGGAAATATCATCGATTTTTATTTGATTAATACCCGTTCCACTAATAGAAATTTCTTTTGTACCGGCCCCGTTACTATTATGTACGAGTTTACCTGAATAAGCCGAAGCTGAAGCAGGATTGAAGATAACATGAATTGTTTTATTAATAATACTGCCACCGGCAGGAGACAATTGAATTTGATTTGAAAATCCTGAAGAACCATCACTTAATAATTGGAAACCGGAGGGAGCAGTGATTATTAAATTAGATACCAAATTACTAGCAGAGACAGTATAGCTTTTAATTGACGATGTTGTGTTAACAAGTTGATTATTAAAAGAGATAGAATTTGTACTAAGGATAATATTAGGTTGAGAGATATCGGATGAAGTAGTAAAGTTCCATCCTTCCCATTGAGTGGTGTAAACAGGAGTACCAATATGAACACGCCACCAATATTTAGTCCCCGGCTGAAGTTCAACCTGATAGGAGGTTGAAGATATATTTTTCTGGTTGTATGCTAAATCTGTATAGGATGAATTTTTTGAAACTTGAAGCCAGTATGTTGCACCTTTGACCGAGGACCATTTTAAAGTAATTTTTGACGAGCAGTTAGATTCACCATTATTTGGAGAAAGAGGTTGAGCATTCGGGTAAATGTAAACATCGGGTTTGTTGCCCGCAAATGGATAGGTAGGTTCAAGCCTGATTCTAGTGAAATTCCACCAGTATCCTCTTACATTTTTAAAGTCAGTAATTGCAGGACCTGAGCCGTCGATTGTTAACCAAGCGGCCCATCCACTGTAACCATTTCCAGACATTTTGTACCAAGCAAAACCTTCGTTGAATACAGCCTCAGATTCAATGGACATTATGGTGAACATTGGCATTTCATAAATAATATGGGAAGTACTTGAGTTATTTTCTCGTAACCTTGTTTTATTAGCTGCGATAACAACACTCTCGCCTTTTCTTGGAATAGCATTAGACTCAGTAAACCGATCGATAGCATCAACAAATGCTACATGTCTTTTTTCATAAACAGCGATAGAACCAGGTACTTGATTAAAGCCTGTTGCAATACCGACATTCTTTGCAATATTATCCCAAGTTTCTGCATTACCCCAAAATATACTATTACTTTCCAGAACAGTTTTTGGTATTAATCCCGTCTCTTGAATTCTTCCGTAGACGAACCAAGTACATTGTCCGACCAAAAGATCAGAATCAGTGGCATAATAGCCAGTCGTATAAGCTGAACTATTAATGTTTGCAGGAGGCCATTGTGAATATAATATTGAGGATGAAAGAGAAATAATGAGAGCAAGATACTTTAGCTTCATAAATAGCTCTGAAATACTTACAAAATATTTTGTAATATTTTCATATTAGAAATAGAAATAAAACTTTTTATTTCTATTTGTGATGCTTGAATGAGGATAAGAGAGTTTGGTTTAAGAACAAATTTAGCACCAAGCATGCCCACAAGTATTACAAATATGACCTCCGGAATGACCATCAGAATCAGTACATTTTCCACGACAAGATGACTTAGGACATCCAAAATTACATAAGTAACGTTTGTTTTTTACTATTTTCTTTTTCTTAACATCTTTTTCGGGACTTACCTTGGCCATATAAACCTCATTAAAAAGGAATATGAATTAGGAAGTTATATAAAGCATTATTTGAGAGGAGGTACATTCGTAAAAAAGATTTATAAAAAAAATAATTTACAAGGTAGTCCGCAGCCGAGGGGGTAAGTCCCCGCCACGGACATTGCATTACAGACTGTAGTTTAATGTAACTGTTTAGTTTTAAATAGTCAAGATATAATTATAAGTTTTTGATTTTATTCTACACTAAATATCCATTTAGTAAACTATTAGACTAAGATTGATGAATAGGCTGATACTCTACATGAATATGGGTTGTTTCGAGAATGACCTGGTAATCCTTGGTTAATCTACGGCGGATTTCGAGAAAGATCTCATCAATCATTTTTTTATTAGGTATGTTTTTTATTCTGATATCGAAAGCGAATCCGCAATAGTGAAGCGAGTGCTGCTGAGTATGCTTGCCGTCAGTCATAGAAGTTATAACGAAATCGACTTCAAAAGCTTTGTACACTTCTCCCGCAATTACTGCGGCAAGGATAATTTCGGGTTTGATTCCCGTTGATTTTACACCTTGTTTAAGTTCCATTAAATATCTCTCCTAAAAAATTAATAAGCTAATAGAACACGGATGACACGGATTGAACGGATTATCACGGATCAATTAAGTATTGAATCGAGATTGCCGTCTATTTCCCTGTAAGTGTAGCCGTTCTTTTCCATTACTTCTTTCAGATTGAATTTGATTTCGTATAAGAGCTTAAATCGTTTGTTTGTTATCTCGTCGAAAGATTAGAATTGGGCTGATGGAAAGTGTACTAGTTACATTAAAAACGACTAATCACAACTGATAAACGGATTATTTGTTTATAAAAGCTTGTTTTTAGTAAGAAAAGATGGAAAAATAATTTTTAAAGATTTTTCTTGACAAGTGGAAGCTCAAACGTTATATTTGTTAGTGAGTGTTAACTAACATATTTAACGGAGTAATAATTGGCGCGGATCAGTACAGAAGAGAGACAAAGACTAATAATTGACGAAGCGATCAAGATAATACACGAATTAGGCTTCTTATCATTTTCGATAAGGGAGTTATCAGCAAGAGTTGGAATAACAGAAGCAGCAATTTACAGGCATTTTTTGAACAAAGAGGATATAGTACTGGGGATCTTAAACAGGTTTCAGGAATTTGATACATTTTTATTTGAAAAGATTAGACAATATGAAAAGCCTGTTGAGAAGATTCAGAGTTTTATACAGTATCATTTTGATTTTCTGGAAAAAAAGCCTGAAATGACATCGGTAATATTTGCTGAAGATATATTTAATAATAGTAAAATATTAAAAGAGAAAATGGCATTTATCATAGAAAAGAGAAAAAAGATAATAAAAGGGATAATTGAAGAAGCCAAGCTGAGGAACGAGATAATAGAAATAGACACGAACGAAATACTTACAGTAATTTTGGGTTACATAAGATTAGTTGTACTTGAATGGCGACTGAGCGGTTTCTCCTTTTCCCTACTGCAAAGAGGTATAAAGACAATTGAGACGATTGAAAGGCTGATTTTAAGTAAAAAATAATTTTTTTTATCTATTAAGTTAGTGAGTGTTAACTAACATACATATGAAAGACAGGAATAATAAATACAGAGTCATGATAAGAGAATACTTAAGAGAAAGCATAAGGGAGAGCGGATACAGCCGGATTTCAGTAAGCGATATAGCAAAGGGACTTGGTCTTAGTAAAAAAACGATATACAGGCATTATGATAGCAAAGAGTCAATGTATGAAGATCTATTCAACTATGAGCTTGAGGCCGCATATAATAGTTTAATAATTCTGATACAAGAAAAAGGTCCAATGGCCGAAAAGGTAAACAAGTTATCTAAAATAATAGAGAAGAACTTAATCCTTTTTAACATAGGCTCTTTACAAAATATAAAGAGAGAGTATTACGGATTATGGAAGGAGATAGTTTTATTCAGAAAGAACAGGGTTTACCCTCTTATCGATTTACTTATAGATCACTCAAGAAAGAACGGATTATTAGAGGAATATCCGAATGAACTGATTATTGAATTATTCAGCACGTCTCTGAATCTGGCTATTGAAAGAAATAGCAGTTTTGAGGTCGGGCAAAAGTATAAGGAAGTATTCAACTCAATATTCGAGATACTGTTAAACGGGATATTGACAAAAAAAGGGAAAAAATTATTAGCAATTAATAAAAGGATGAAATATGAAAGCAATTAAAATCATTTTGGCGCTTGTTCTCTTAGCAACATTGTCTGCCTGCAGCAGCAACGGTGGTAATAATACGATAGAAGCTACCGGGACCATTGAGTCTACCAATGTAACCATAAGTTCTAAAAACATGGGTGAGATAGAGTCAATTTTTATTGACGAAGGAAGTGTAGTTAAGAAGGGTGATACAATTCTTGTAATAGATAACGAATCACTTCTCTATCAACTAGAGCAAGCAGAGGCAGCCGAGGATATTTCAAATGCGCAATTAAGTTTAATGCTCAAAGGTGCGCGGCAGGAAGATGTAAGACAAGCCGAGGAGGCCAAGAAGCAAGCAGAAACAAACTACCAGCTTTCGAAAGCTGACTTTGAAAGATATAAGAAGCTTTGGGAAAGTAAATCAATTACACAAAAGCAATTTGAAGAAATGACAGCCCGATATCAAATTTCAGCGGCACAACTTGCATCCGCAACAGAAAACCATGAAAAAGTAAAAAAAATATTCAGGCCAGAAGAAATAGAGCAGGCAAGAGCAAATTTAAAAAAATCCAAAGCAGTAGCAGAGCAATTAAAAAAGAGCATCAGGGATAGTTATGTGATATCACCCATTAACGGAATTGTTGTTAAGCAATTTGTAGAAATTGGTGAAACAGTTTCACCGATGTCCTCCCTAGTTAAAATATCAGATTTAACTACAGTTAACTTAGTTATTTACGTTTCTGAAGAAGAACTTGGAAAAATTAAATTAGGACAACCCGCAGAAATAACAATTGACACTTACCCTGAGAATAAATATTCCGGGAGAGTAAAATTCATTTCTCCAGAAGCTGAATTCACGCCAAAGAACATCCAGACAAAAGATGAAAGAACAAAATTAGTATTCGCAGTAAAGATAGAAATTCCAAATAATAATTTTGATTTAAAGCCAGGCATGCCAGCAGATGCAAGAGTTGGTTTATAAAGGTGATAAATAAGATGAAAACGGTAATTAATATAACTGATCTTCATAAAAGCTACACTGAGATAAAAGCGGTAAATGGAGTCAGCTACACGGTAGGTGAAGGTGAAATGTTCGGTTTGGTAGGACCTGATGGCGCCGGGAAGACAACGACAATAAGAATGCTAGTTGGGTTATTAAATCCGGACAGTGGAACTGCAGAAGTATTAGGCTATGATTTATTGACTCAAAAAAATTTAATAAAAGATGAAATAGGTTATCTCTCTCAAAAATTTTCTTTATACGGAGACCTGACAATAGATGAAAATATTGAATTCTTTGCGGAAATACACGGAGTAAAGGATTATCAGAAAAGGCGGGATGAATTACTTGAATTTACAAGGCTGACACCCTTCCGCGACAGGCTTGCCGATAAATTATCCGGAGGAATGAAACAGAAACTGGCATTGGCATGCACATTAATACACAAACCAAAAATTATATTTCTTGACGAACCGACAACAGGGGTTGACCCGGTATCGAGAAGGGATT
This portion of the Melioribacteraceae bacterium genome encodes:
- a CDS encoding nucleotide-binding protein gives rise to the protein MENKSIVFAKLAGTYKTLQSLLSPQGNRDRLVLNFNPSQVREVFNDFSKLLTQLKELFPSLYSDVPERVVPEPTEGGSIGRDFLETIKRDMDYIFELNAQLSVNESKEIRRPGRIFISHGSSKDWMQIQNYIEKDLLIDTLELAQEPNKGRTVLQKLNEESEKCSYSVVVMTGDDIISEGEVRARENVMHEIGFFQGKYGLEKVCLLYEEGTNIPSNIHGLVYIPFPKNVVDAVFGSLSRELKVYFK
- a CDS encoding Cthe_2314 family HEPN domain-containing protein gives rise to the protein MRTNTPNTLKKLIDHPFSKRILKDSIEIKNELYENHIKIDDAPKRLPNKLEYYKLDVGFHISQLFSWCQQLVNNVYFLRAKSPHSTLNKYKITSYDLLIYHIENYYIRVQSMYDRLLNITNALFFLGNSPENVTHKIIIENIFVKQAKLDTDLKKINKIIRDYLGAKRNQIIHQEGYQDQKIRDLEFYCLFLDGINIPDEDVEAKKYIPMEVKAIASEITNEKFEEFTVFNDKIFSEMNSLFSKYEKIYDNKINEFS
- a CDS encoding NUDIX hydrolase — encoded protein: MLFYQFVINPLLRLLFKYPSFLFFIQNIFNRHFLCTVVGIIRDDQGRILLLDHRYRNEPSALPAGFMKKGESPFDSIVRELKEETNFDIIPQRIINVNSSANRSALEFIISAFYKSGEFIPNKEIGNYSWVDESEIHSTIEKLTTKCH
- a CDS encoding CHAP domain-containing protein, giving the protein MKLKYLALIISLSSSILYSQWPPANINSSAYTTGYYATDSDLLVGQCTWFVYGRIQETGLIPKTVLESNSIFWGNAETWDNIAKNVGIATGFNQVPGSIAVYEKRHVAFVDAIDRFTESNAIPRKGESVVIAANKTRLRENNSSTSHIIYEMPMFTIMSIESEAVFNEGFAWYKMSGNGYSGWAAWLTIDGSGPAITDFKNVRGYWWNFTRIRLEPTYPFAGNKPDVYIYPNAQPLSPNNGESNCSSKITLKWSSVKGATYWLQVSKNSSYTDLAYNQKNISSTSYQVELQPGTKYWWRVHIGTPVYTTQWEGWNFTTSSDISQPNIILSTNSISFNNQLVNTTSSIKSYTVSASNLVSNLIITAPSGFQLLSDGSSGFSNQIQLSPAGGSIINKTIHVIFNPASASAYSGKLVHNSNGAGTKEISISGTGINQIKIDDISLSKNNLFPYEQFLINYSINSSYTKSVILGASIGFSSNNNWFLSDPANDKKVSLSIGTNKVSRTFNLLNTISTGIYDLIVALWSDENNNGKIDPSIDYLLDSRIILNSISINQSPSLVQVTINSIPSGLTFNLDNGQNYQTPYTFSFVKNSSHAIVWNSLQNGVDGTRYSFNKWQDNITSNLRTISVNDNANFTALFNTQYYLNMLPNNNGIITPVSGWFNKGDIINIKAVPNTGYKFNSWIGNGTGSYSGSSNVASVTMNNPISQTAFFENSSGSIAVINPAPAVNWLVGNQVIINWNASNNINSVNVKLSKNGGVTFPIILALGVNANSSFYLLVPNYPGTQNQIKIESQNDPNVFGLSGIFTIQAPVVQNPPSAVTDQPTNITTSSAQLNGTVNANGLNTTYYFQYGESTNFGSTTNVKNLQSVSNSLTVNEVITNLNQGKTYYYRIIATNSSGTTFGTPISFSTSQNTANQKPIVFTRNATNYNYNSALLNASINPNGKSTSYYFVYGKTTSYGNQTSSKNAGSSTSFSDFSDQITGLDANTVYHFKVIATNPEGSSEGVDFTFTTEGIISSQLPIVNTTVSGNITATSAQVKGVVNPNGYNTTYYFEYGKTLAYGSRSAEQMSGIGTSNINVAADLSGLSSETVYNYRLVGQNAAGTSFGQNMTFKTASTNAVPILVYEEPSGIEDKTAQLNAKVNPNGFPTTAHFEWGTTTSYGNSTNPYAIGYGTSEVHYQAYLNKILSPGTTYHYRAVAVNSIGTTYSNDYTFKTLSEPLQPPTLNTLQPTNITDKSVEFHGTIHPHEVKVTYSFIYGYSPSGTGKQATWIDIPAGNQVVNVSQKITGLIPNTSYTYQIYAQSRGGNSWGNQVTFKTLTSNVPAPQVYTLDASQIRLTEAYLNAAINPNGSATTYYFDYGPTQSYGWKTQTEMTGNESSPTNVSSVIQGLTANTLYHYRIVASNAGGSVIGADKTFTTALTINNPPSASTVAASNILSNKAQLNGKINPNGRITNYYFEYGLTLSLGNFTSTRSLSSGNNLVDLNEIVDGLMPNTKYYFRIIAENQGGKTEGSIFNFSTATQQFNVNLAVNLPQAGAANGSGSFNVGQNVNILAVPNNQYIFDNWTENENVLSINDSHDLTIDRDRNIVANFKLIGAPVLQISQSSFTADFQSGQLSINISNSGTGEMIWYATTSYDWIVLTNANGVNSGNINIEYSENSGPFREGKIIIVSEGAANSPLEILINQGPYQSYNLSTSSFPLNAGITSGNGAYSANSLVNVHAISNENYKFKNWQDNNNVLSTDPEFSFNLTRDLNLVAHFDPLPRSTFTVLASANPPEAGSVTGSGNYSAGSMVSISAIPNSGWDFLAWIENQNLISTANSFTFPVSNDRNLIALFQILTDKKEEVFITDYKLYQNFPNPFNPVTTIRFQIPVFGLVSIKIYDSLGRELVTLLDQEKSPGSYQVYFNGIEYSSGVYFCVMRTNENVVVKKMLLLK